One window of Trifolium pratense cultivar HEN17-A07 linkage group LG5, ARS_RC_1.1, whole genome shotgun sequence genomic DNA carries:
- the LOC123886429 gene encoding uncharacterized protein LOC123886429: MGTAILVRSDNSSSIVKSHRNPNHVSRKKKTPTGGRNPNRLRSSGDRNCTVMKHPGSNNLVMGQVKILKRGEKLNLNNITTKTDECYDLDLGSTDRLGPDPLTVKKQVCLHDFTQGLYAGPTSVLSPPPSFLPVPKFLYLAT; this comes from the coding sequence atGGGAACCGCGATTCTTGTTCGATCCGACAATTCATCTTCCATTGTCAAATCCCACCGAAACCCTAACCATGTTTCCCGGAAAAAGAAAACTCCGACGGGCGGTCGAAACCCTAATCGTCTCCGTTCAAGCGGCGATCGAAACTGCACGGTTATGAAACACCCGGGATCAAATAATCTTGTGATGGGTCAGGTTAAGATTCTCAAAAGAGGCGAGAAGCTGAATCTCAATAACATTACAACGAAGACTGACGAATGTTACGATTTGGACTTAGGATCAACGGATCGTCTTGGTCCGGATCCTCTGACGGTCAAGAAGCAGGTTTGTCTTCATGATTTCACTCAGGGACTCTATGCAGGTCCGACTTCCGTTTTGTCACCGCCGCCGAGTTTTCTACCTGTTCCCAAATTTCTCTATTTAgctacttaa
- the LOC123882812 gene encoding receptor-like protein EIX2, which yields MVGNSLEASCKWCCTDRPQALYICVCGALKSIFSIRETQFYFVREITMRNFNILIFHALLVLFSIVGFNSATENQKMICKEIERRALLKFKQSLQDEFGMLSTWKDNPNAECCKWKGVQCNNQTGYVEKLDLHGSDVQHLSGEINLSITELQHLKYLDLSYLNTSSQIPKYMGSLSNLRYLDLSNGGYYGKIPSQIGNLSQLQHLQLSYNLLSGTIPDDFGNLKHSLVYLGLYSNHLEGNIPKSIGNICTLEEFDADWNQLSGEISDFMSHSNNSHCIGNVSSLQVLSLKYNQISGMLPDLSSLTSLRELHLDGNKLNGEIPTTIGSLKELEYLMLFRNSFEGILCESHFINISKLKYLDLSYNSLTIKVNDDWVPPFQLRGLDLSSLNFNSRFPNWLQTQNNLSTLSLSKVSNLPPIPIWFWGKLQTLNELTISKNNLTGKIPNLGLNLTNNYAFIDLSSNQFQGSIPSFLVQAGALNLSTNKFSDLVPLLCNKSNPSILGYLDISHNELTGELPNCWNNLTSLQYVDLSNNKLSGKIPFSMGALVNMEALILRNNNLSGQLTSSLRNSDKLAMVDLAGNNFDGPIPSWIGDGLHQLLILSLRFNNFSGSLPSNLCYLKKLHVLDLSLNNLSGGIPSCVKNFTSMAKNTISSNSFHLYYFNATDSEIGGIVYDFDISLMWKGVDQRFQDADKLLKSIDLSSNHLTGEIPTEMEYLFGLISLNLSRNNLSGEIISNIGNFKSLEFLDLSRNHLSGRIPSSLTHIDRLTMLDLSNNQLYGKIPIGTQLQSFPASSFEGNSYLCGEPLDTKCPGEEPTKSQVSTTNGGDESSIFLEAFYMSMGIGFFTGFVGLVCSILLLPSWRETYSKFLNTLILEVLKWWKQ from the coding sequence ATGGTGGGAAACAGCTTGGAAGCATCGTGCAAATGGTGTTGTACAGATCGACCTCAAGCACTATATATCTGTGTATGTGGTGCTCTTAAGAGTATATTTTCCATTAGAgaaactcaattttattttgtgagAGAAATTACAATGAGAAACTTTAATATTCTTATATTCCATGCATTGTTGGTGTTGTTCTCCATTGTCGGGTTCAACTCAGCAACAGAGAATCAAAAAATGATATGTAAAGAGATTGAGAGACGTGCGCTCCTCAAGTTCAAACAAAGTCTTCAAGATGAGTTTGGCATGCTGTCTACATGGAAGGACAATCCAAATGCAGAATGCTGCAAATGGAAAGGAGTTCAATGCAACAATCAAACCGGCTATGTTGAAAAGCTTGATCTACATGGTTCTGATGTTCAACATCTGAGCGGTGAAATCAATCTTTCAATAACTGAGCTACAACATCTAAAATATCTAGACCTCAGTTATTTGAATACTAGCAGTCAAATTCCAAAATATATGGGCTCTTTGAGTAACTTAAGATATCTTGATCTCTCAAATGGTGGTTATTATGGGAAGATTCCTTCTCAAATTGGGAATCTCTCACAATTGCAACACCTTCAGCTTTCTTATAACTTGTTAAGTGGCACCATTCCCGATGATTTTGGCAACCTAAAGCATTCACTTGTGTATCTTGGTCTCTATTCCAACCACCTAGAAGGCAATATCCCAAAATCCATTGGGAATATATGCACATTGGAGGAATTTGACGCTGATTGGAACCAGTTGAGTGGAGAGATTTCAGATTTTATGAGCCATAGTAACAATTCCCACTGCATTGGAAATGTTTCCTCATTGCAAGTGCTCTCGTTAAAGTATAATCAGATTTCAGGTATGTTACCCGACCTTTCAAGCCTCACATCTTTGAGGGAATTGCATCTGGATGGCAATAAATTAAACGGAGAAATACCCACAACCATTGGGTCGCTTAAGGAGTTAGAGTATTTGATGCTATTTCGTAACTCTTTTGAAGGCATCCTCTGTGAATCCCATTTCATTAACATCTCCAAATTGAAATACCTAGATTTGAGTTATAACTCGTTGACTATCAAAGTTAATGATGATTGGGTTCCTCCTTTTCAATTACGAGGTTTGGATCTATCATCTTTGAATTTCAATTCTAGATTTCCTAATTGGCTTCAAACACAAAATAACTTATCCACTCTTTCCCTTTCAAAAGTCAGTAATCTACCTCCAATACCTATTTGGTTTTGGGGAAAATTGCAAACACTAAATGAGTTGACCATTTCAAAAAACAATCTTACTGGAAAGATTCCCAATTTGGGACTCAATCTTACCAACAATTATGCTTTTATTGATTTGAGTTCAAATCAATTTCAAGGTTCCATTCCTTCTTTTTTAGTGCAAGCAGGAGCACTAAATCTTTCCACTAATAAGTTTTCAGATTTAGTTCCCTTACTGTGCAACAAAAGTAATCCAAGCATTTTGGGATATTTGGATATATCACACAATGAATTAACGGGAGAGTTGCCTAATTGTTGGAATAATTTAACCTCCTTACAATATGTTGACCTGAGTAATAACAAGTTGTCAGGAAAGATTCCGTTCTCAATGGGTGCCCTTGTTAACATGGAGGCTTTgattttaagaaataataatttgagtGGACAACTTACTTCCTCATTGAGGAACTCAGACAAGCTGGCGATGGTGGATCTTGCAGGAAATAATTTTGATGGTCCAATACCTTCATGGATTGGAGACGGTTTACACCAATTACTAATCTTAAGTCTGAGGTTCAATAATTTCAGTGGGAGTCTACCTTCAAATCTGTGTTATTTGAAAAAACTTCACGTCTTGGATCTCTCACTAAACAACTTATCAGGTGGAATTCCATCATGTGTGAAAAATTTTACTTCAATGGCTAAGAATACTATTAGCTCAAAttcatttcatttatattaCTTCAATGCCACTGATAGTGAGATCGGTGGCATTGTATATGATTTTGACATATCCTTGATGTGGAAAGGTGTAGACCAACGTTTCCAAGATGCAGATAAGCTTTTAAAAAGCATTGATCTCTCAAGCAATCATCTTACAGGGGAAATACCAACTGAAATGGAGTACTTATTTGGATTGATTTCCTTAAATTTGTCGAGGAACAATCTCAGTGGGGAAATCATTTCAAACATAGGAAACTTCAAATCACTTGAATTTCTTGATCTGTCGAGAAATCATCTGTCAGGCAGAATCCCTTCCAGTCTAACTCACATTGATCGTCTTACTATGTTGGATTTATCAAACAATCAGCTCTATGGAAAAATTCCAATTGGAACACAGCTGCAGAGCTTTCCTGCTTCGAGTTTTGAAGGGAATTCTTATCTATGTGGAGAACCCCTTGATACAAAATGTCCAGGAGAAGAACCGACAAAATCACAAGTGTCAACAACAAATGGAGGAGATGAGAGTTCAATATTTTTGGAAGCATTTTACATGAGCATGGGGATAGGATTCTTCACTGGATTTGTTGGCTTGGTATGCTCAATATTGTTACTACCTTCTTGGAGAGAAACTTACTCCAAATTCTTGAACACTTTGATATTGGAAGTCTTGAAGTGGTGGAAGCAGTGA
- the LOC123882813 gene encoding sugar transport protein 7-like: QSYIHFIFDQFYNTCAHIFSDYHAIWLTGGVTSMDDFHEEFFSAVYRQKKHAHENNYCKYDNQGLAAFTSSLYIAGLVASLIASPITRKYGRRASIIGGGISFLIGSALNASAVNLAMLILGRVMLGIGIGFGNQAIPLYLSEMAPTHLRGGMNMMFQVATTFGIFTANMVNYGTQKIKPWGWRLSLGLAAIPALLMTIGGIFLPETPNSLIERGSNERGRKLLEKIRGTSEVDAEFQDMVEASELANSIKDPFRNILKRRYRPELVMAIVMPTSQILTGINSILFYAPVLFQSMGFGGDASLYSSALTGGVLACSTFISIATVDKLGRRVLLISGGIQMITCQIIVAIILGVKFGDNQELSKSYSILVVVVVCLFVVAFGWSWGPLGWTVPSEIFPLEIRSAGQSITVAVNLLFTFIIAQAFLALLCAFKFGIFLFFAGWISLMTIFVFLFLPETKGIPIEEMAFMWKKHWFWKLILPENTL, from the exons caaagttACATCCATTTCATTTTTGACCAATTCTACAACACTTGTGCTCATATTTTTTCTGATTATCATGCTATATGGTTAACAGGTGGGGTGACTTCCATGGATGACTTCCATGAAGAATTCTTCTCTGCAGTATACAGACAAAAAAAACATGCACATGAAAACAATTACTGCAAGTACGACAATCAGGGCCTTGCCGCATTTACCTCTTCTCTATACATTGCTGGTTTAGTTGCATCCCTGATTGCATCTCCAATTACAAGGAAGTATGGACGTCGGGCAAGTATCATTGGTGGTGGTATCAGCTTTCTCATTGGATCAGCCCTGAATGCTTCAGCAGTTAACCTAGCAATGCTGATCTTGGGCCGTGTTATGCTTGGCATTGGCATCGGATTTGGAAATCAG GCAATTCCGCTTTATTTGTCAGAGATGGCACCGACACACCTGAGAGGAGGAATGAACATGATGTTTCAAGTGGCAACAACTTTTGGAATTTTCACAGCCAACATGGTGAATTATGGAACACAGAAGATTAAACCTTGGGGATGGAGGTTGTCCCTAGGATTGGCTGCAATACCTGCTCTTTTGATGACGATAGGAGGTATATTTCTACCTGAGACTCCAAATAGCTTAATAGAACGAGGATCAAATGAAAGAGGAAGGAAGCTCCTAGAAAAAATCCGAGGAACTAGCGAGGTTGACGCGGAGTTTCAAGATATGGTTGAAGCAAGCGAGTTGGCAAACTCAATAAAGGACCCGTTTCGTAACATCCTTAAAAGAAGGTATAGGCCAGAGTTGGTGATGGCAATTGTCATGCCAACTTCACAGATCTTGACTGGCATAAATTCCATTCTATTCTATGCTCCAGTATTGTTTCAAAGCATGGGATTCGGAGGTGATGCATCACTCTATTCCTCAGCTTTGACGGGAGGTGTTCTTGCTTGCTCAACATTCATTTCCATTGCAACAGTTGATAAGTTGGGAAGAAGAGTTCTTCTTATAAGTGGTGGAATACAAATGATCACATGCCAG ATTATAGTTGCAATAATTCTTGGAGTCAAGTTTGGGGACAACCAAGAACTGTCGAAAAGCTATTCGATATTGGTTGTAGTTGTGGTTTGCCTATTTGTTGTAGCATTTGGATGGTCGTGGGGCCCGCTTGGGTGGACAGTCCCAAGTGAGATCTTTCCATTGGAAATCCGTTCAGCAGGGCAGAGTATCACAGTTGCTGTAAACCTTTTGTTCACTTTCATAATTGCTCAGGCGTTCCTTGCTCTTCTCTGCGCATTCAAGTTTGgaatctttctattttttgctGGCTGGATTTCCCTCATGACCATATTTGTTTTTCTGTTCTTGCCTGAAACCAAAGGTATTCCAATTGAAGAGATGGCATTTATGTGGAAGAAGCATTGGTTCTGGAAATTGATACTACCTGAAAACACATTGTAA
- the LOC123882811 gene encoding sugar transport protein 7-like gives MAGGSLTTGAVAKERAELYKGRVTPYVIVACIVAATGGSLFGYDIGISGGVTSMDDFLEEFFPAVYRQKKHAHENNYCKYDNQGLAAFTSSLYIAGLVASLIASPITRKYGRRASIIGGGISFLIGSTLNASAVNLAMLILGRVMLGIGIGFGNQAIPLYLSEMAPTHLRGGMNMMFQVATTFGIFTANMVNYGTQKIKPWGWRLSLGLAAIPALLMTIGGIFLPETPNSLIERGSNERGRKLLEKIRGTSEVDAEFQDMVEASELANSIKDPFRNIFKRRYRPELVMAIVMPTSQILTGINSILFYAPVLFQSMGFGGDASLYSSALTGGVLACSTFISIATVDKLGRRVLLISGGIQMITCQIIVAIILGVKFGDNQELSKSYSILVVVVVCLFVVAFGWSWGPLGWTVPSEIFPLEIRSAGQSITVAVNLLFTFIIAQAFLALLCAFKFGIFLFFAGWISLMTIFVFLFLPETKGIPIEEMAFMWKKHWFWKLILPENTL, from the exons ATGGCAGGTGGATCATTAACAACAGGTGCTGTGGCCAAAGAAAGGGCAGAGCTTTACAAAGGGAGAGTCACTCCTTATGTTATTGTTGCTTGCATTGTTGCTGCAACAGGGGGGTCACTATTTGGCTATGATATTGGAATTTCAG GTGGGGTGACTTCCATGGATGACTTCCTTGAAGAATTCTTCCCTGCAGTATACAGACAAAAAAAACATGCACATGAAAACAATTACTGCAAGTACGACAATCAGGGCCTTGCCGCATTTACCTCTTCTCTATACATTGCTGGTTTAGTTGCATCCCTGATTGCATCTCCAATTACAAGGAAGTATGGACGTCGGGCAAGTATCATTGGTGGTGGTATCAGCTTTCTCATTGGATCAACCCTGAATGCTTCAGCAGTTAACCTAGCAATGCTGATCTTGGGCCGTGTTATGCTTGGCATTGGCATCGGATTTGGAAATCAG GCAATTCCGCTTTATTTGTCAGAGATGGCACCGACACACCTGAGAGGAGGAATGAACATGATGTTTCAAGTGGCAACAACTTTTGGAATTTTCACAGCCAACATGGTGAATTATGGAACACAGAAGATTAAACCTTGGGGATGGAGGTTGTCCCTAGGATTGGCTGCAATACCTGCTCTTTTGATGACGATAGGAGGTATATTTCTACCTGAGACTCCAAATAGCTTAATAGAACGAGGATCAAATGAAAGAGGAAGGAAGCTCCTAGAAAAAATCCGAGGAACTAGCGAGGTTGACGCGGAGTTTCAAGATATGGTTGAAGCAAGCGAGTTGGCAAACTCAATAAAGGACCCGTTTCGTAACATCTTTAAAAGAAGGTATAGGCCAGAGTTGGTGATGGCAATTGTCATGCCAACTTCACAGATCTTGACTGGCATAAATTCCATTCTATTCTATGCTCCAGTATTGTTTCAAAGCATGGGATTCGGAGGTGATGCATCACTCTATTCCTCAGCTTTGACGGGAGGTGTTCTTGCTTGCTCAACATTCATTTCCATTGCAACAGTTGATAAGTTGGGAAGAAGAGTTCTTCTTATAAGTGGTGGAATACAAATGATCACATGCCAG ATTATAGTTGCAATAATTCTTGGAGTCAAATTTGGGGACAACCAAGAACTGTCGAAAAGCTATTCGATATTGGTTGTAGTTGTGGTTTGCCTATTTGTTGTAGCATTTGGATGGTCGTGGGGCCCGCTTGGGTGGACAGTCCCAAGTGAGATCTTTCCATTGGAAATCCGTTCAGCAGGGCAGAGTATCACAGTTGCTGTAAACCTTTTGTTCACTTTCATAATTGCTCAGGCGTTCCTTGCTCTTCTCTGCGCATTCAAGTTTGgaatctttctattttttgctGGCTGGATTTCCCTCATGACCATATTTGTTTTTCTGTTCTTGCCTGAAACCAAAGGTATTCCAATTGAAGAGATGGCATTTATGTGGAAGAAGCACTGGTTCTGGAAATTGATACTACCTGAAAACACATTGTAA
- the LOC123882810 gene encoding adenylate kinase 5, chloroplastic isoform X2, producing the protein MLRSSSFSVHSTILLPSSSSSSSSSYQPCLLHHHLHFRTQSLRLTNLHFRNTYFPLRQPKALQKVISCSTSDPLKVMISGAPASGKGTQCELIVSKYGLVHISTGDLLRSEVAAGTEIGNKAKEFMNAGRLVPDEIVTAMVAARLSCEDVKQKGWLLDGYPRSLAQAESLEEMQIRPDVYIVLDVPDEILIDRCVGRRLDPVTGKIYHQKFFPPETEEIKARLVTRPDDTEEKVMSRLKIYKQNAEAVSSSYSNITNKIDGSRPKEEVFKDIESLLSPLQQDKVKVVKSGEKSILDIKKGKASLIQDKWRGIPTRLNNIPHSRDIRKYFYDDVLLATQRAINDGKIRLKVDINIPELNPEMDVYRIGTLMELIRSLALSFADDGKRVKVCVQGSMGEGALAGMPLQLAGSRKILEFMDWGDYGAKGTFINIGSIGAAEVEEQDDMYILVAPQNAVGNCIIDDLRAMTSAAEHRPVILINAKLKDLPASSGIMQTMGRDKRLEYAASFESCYFFRLLYYAGTQYPIMGALRMSYPYRYELYKRVDDSSGKEKYVILSTFTERPTIDEINSSFEGKPRNETGKASGFWGFLSEIFYA; encoded by the exons ATGTTGCGCTCCTCCTCTTTCTCTGTCCACTCAACaattcttcttc cttcttcttcttcttcttcttcttcttcttatcaGCCATGTCTACTTCACCACCACTTACACTTTCGCACTCAATCTCTTCGGTTAACCAACTTACACTTTCGCAATACCTATTTCCCATTAAGACAACCCAAG GCACTACAAAAGGTGATAAGTTGCTCTACAAGCGATCCATTGAAGGTCATGATATCAGGTGCACCTGCATCTGGAAAAGGGACACAATGTGAACTCATTGTTAGTAAG TATGGATTGGTGCACATATCAACTGGGGATTTGCTAAGATCAGAAGTAGCAGCTGGCACAGAAATAGGAAATAAAGCAAAAGAGTTCATGAATGCTGGTCGCTTGGTTCCTGATGAAATCGTCACAGCT ATGGTGGCAGCACGATTGTCTTGCGAAGATGTTAAGCAAAAAGGGTGGCTTCTTGATGGTTACCCTCGGAGTTTGGCTCAAGCTGAGAGTCTAGAGGAAATGCAGATACGACCTGATGTGTATATCGTATTAGAT GTTCCTGATGAAATTCTGATCGACAGATGTGTTGGTAGAAGGCTAGACCCAGTAACTGGCAAAATATATCATCAGAAGTTTTTTCCACCGGAGACTGAAGAAATCAAAGCAAGGTTGGTAACTCGTCCAGATGACACCGAAGAAAAG GTTATGTCACGCCTGAAGATATATAAACAAAATGCAGAAGCTGTATCTTCCTCTTACTCAAACATAACGAATAAG ATTGATGGAAGCCGTCCCAAAGAAGAAGTTTTCAAAGATATTGAATCTTTATTATCTCCATTGCAACAAGATAAAGTGAAAGTAGTGAAATCTGGAG AAAAATCAATTCTTGATATCAAAAAGGGGAAAGCATCTTTGATCCAG GATAAATGGAGAGGAATTCCTACTAGACTAAATAACATTCCTCATTCTCGAGATATCCGGAAATATTTCTATGATGATGTGCTACTAGCTACACAGAGGGCTATCAATGATGGAAAAATTAGATTGAAG GTTGACATCAACATTCCTGAACTGAATCCAGAAATG GACGTTTATCGAATTGGCACCTTGATGGAACTTATTCGATCTCTTGCACTTTCATTTGCTGATGATGGGAAACGTGTAAAG GTTTGTGTACAAGGATCAATGGGAGAAGGTGCTCTTGCTGGAATGCCATTGCAGCTTGCTGGAAGTCGAAAGATTTTAGAGTTCATGGATTGGGGTGATTATGGTGCTAAAGGAACATTCATCAACATTGGTTCTATAG GTGCGGCAGAAGTTGAAGAGCAAGATGACATGTATATCTTAGTGGCTCCTCAAAATGCTGTAGGGAATTGTATTATTGAT GATTTAAGAGCAATGACCAGTGCTGCCGAACACAGACCTGTTATCCTGATCAATGCTAAGCTTAAG GATTTACCTGCTTCTAGTGGTATTATGCAA ACAATGGGGCGAGACAAAAGACTTGAGTATGCAGCATCATTTGAAAGTTGCTATTTCTTTCGGCTTCTCTATTATGCAGGAACGCAGTATCCCATAATGGGAGCTCTCAG GATGTCGTATCCATACCGATATGAGCTGTACAAGAGAGTAGATGATTCATCTGGTAAAGAGAAGTATGTCATTTTGTCTACCTTTACTGAAAGGCCTACTATTGATGAAATTAACAGCTCCTTTGAAGGAAAACCAAG AAATGAAACAGGGAAAGCCTCAGGGTTTTG GGGCTTCTTGAGTGAGATATTTTATGCATAG
- the LOC123882810 gene encoding adenylate kinase 5, chloroplastic isoform X1, translating into MLRSSSFSVHSTILLPSSSSSSSSSSSSSSSSSSSYQPCLLHHHLHFRTQSLRLTNLHFRNTYFPLRQPKALQKVISCSTSDPLKVMISGAPASGKGTQCELIVSKYGLVHISTGDLLRSEVAAGTEIGNKAKEFMNAGRLVPDEIVTAMVAARLSCEDVKQKGWLLDGYPRSLAQAESLEEMQIRPDVYIVLDVPDEILIDRCVGRRLDPVTGKIYHQKFFPPETEEIKARLVTRPDDTEEKVMSRLKIYKQNAEAVSSSYSNITNKIDGSRPKEEVFKDIESLLSPLQQDKVKVVKSGEKSILDIKKGKASLIQDKWRGIPTRLNNIPHSRDIRKYFYDDVLLATQRAINDGKIRLKVDINIPELNPEMDVYRIGTLMELIRSLALSFADDGKRVKVCVQGSMGEGALAGMPLQLAGSRKILEFMDWGDYGAKGTFINIGSIGAAEVEEQDDMYILVAPQNAVGNCIIDDLRAMTSAAEHRPVILINAKLKDLPASSGIMQTMGRDKRLEYAASFESCYFFRLLYYAGTQYPIMGALRMSYPYRYELYKRVDDSSGKEKYVILSTFTERPTIDEINSSFEGKPRNETGKASGFWGFLSEIFYA; encoded by the exons ATGTTGCGCTCCTCCTCTTTCTCTGTCCACTCAACaattcttcttccttcttcttcttcttcttcttcttcttcttcttcttcttcttcttcttcttcttcttcttatcaGCCATGTCTACTTCACCACCACTTACACTTTCGCACTCAATCTCTTCGGTTAACCAACTTACACTTTCGCAATACCTATTTCCCATTAAGACAACCCAAG GCACTACAAAAGGTGATAAGTTGCTCTACAAGCGATCCATTGAAGGTCATGATATCAGGTGCACCTGCATCTGGAAAAGGGACACAATGTGAACTCATTGTTAGTAAG TATGGATTGGTGCACATATCAACTGGGGATTTGCTAAGATCAGAAGTAGCAGCTGGCACAGAAATAGGAAATAAAGCAAAAGAGTTCATGAATGCTGGTCGCTTGGTTCCTGATGAAATCGTCACAGCT ATGGTGGCAGCACGATTGTCTTGCGAAGATGTTAAGCAAAAAGGGTGGCTTCTTGATGGTTACCCTCGGAGTTTGGCTCAAGCTGAGAGTCTAGAGGAAATGCAGATACGACCTGATGTGTATATCGTATTAGAT GTTCCTGATGAAATTCTGATCGACAGATGTGTTGGTAGAAGGCTAGACCCAGTAACTGGCAAAATATATCATCAGAAGTTTTTTCCACCGGAGACTGAAGAAATCAAAGCAAGGTTGGTAACTCGTCCAGATGACACCGAAGAAAAG GTTATGTCACGCCTGAAGATATATAAACAAAATGCAGAAGCTGTATCTTCCTCTTACTCAAACATAACGAATAAG ATTGATGGAAGCCGTCCCAAAGAAGAAGTTTTCAAAGATATTGAATCTTTATTATCTCCATTGCAACAAGATAAAGTGAAAGTAGTGAAATCTGGAG AAAAATCAATTCTTGATATCAAAAAGGGGAAAGCATCTTTGATCCAG GATAAATGGAGAGGAATTCCTACTAGACTAAATAACATTCCTCATTCTCGAGATATCCGGAAATATTTCTATGATGATGTGCTACTAGCTACACAGAGGGCTATCAATGATGGAAAAATTAGATTGAAG GTTGACATCAACATTCCTGAACTGAATCCAGAAATG GACGTTTATCGAATTGGCACCTTGATGGAACTTATTCGATCTCTTGCACTTTCATTTGCTGATGATGGGAAACGTGTAAAG GTTTGTGTACAAGGATCAATGGGAGAAGGTGCTCTTGCTGGAATGCCATTGCAGCTTGCTGGAAGTCGAAAGATTTTAGAGTTCATGGATTGGGGTGATTATGGTGCTAAAGGAACATTCATCAACATTGGTTCTATAG GTGCGGCAGAAGTTGAAGAGCAAGATGACATGTATATCTTAGTGGCTCCTCAAAATGCTGTAGGGAATTGTATTATTGAT GATTTAAGAGCAATGACCAGTGCTGCCGAACACAGACCTGTTATCCTGATCAATGCTAAGCTTAAG GATTTACCTGCTTCTAGTGGTATTATGCAA ACAATGGGGCGAGACAAAAGACTTGAGTATGCAGCATCATTTGAAAGTTGCTATTTCTTTCGGCTTCTCTATTATGCAGGAACGCAGTATCCCATAATGGGAGCTCTCAG GATGTCGTATCCATACCGATATGAGCTGTACAAGAGAGTAGATGATTCATCTGGTAAAGAGAAGTATGTCATTTTGTCTACCTTTACTGAAAGGCCTACTATTGATGAAATTAACAGCTCCTTTGAAGGAAAACCAAG AAATGAAACAGGGAAAGCCTCAGGGTTTTG GGGCTTCTTGAGTGAGATATTTTATGCATAG